One window of Atribacter laminatus genomic DNA carries:
- the nrdR gene encoding transcriptional regulator NrdR, with translation MHCPVCGEPDSRVIDSRVADGGSGVRRRRECPKCLKRFTTYERLERKPLVIIKKDGRREIFDREKILNGMLKAVEKRPISVEVLESITSLIEKEIRDEGYEEVSSSRVGEKVMEKLKELDQVAYVRFASVYREFRDIDQFMEVLTSLKTGEKH, from the coding sequence ATGCATTGTCCGGTTTGTGGTGAACCTGATTCTCGAGTTATTGATTCACGGGTTGCCGACGGAGGAAGTGGGGTGCGGCGTAGAAGAGAATGTCCTAAATGCTTAAAAAGATTTACTACCTATGAGCGATTAGAAAGAAAACCATTGGTAATTATCAAAAAAGATGGGAGAAGGGAAATTTTTGACCGAGAAAAAATTTTAAATGGGATGTTAAAAGCAGTTGAAAAGCGGCCAATATCTGTAGAAGTTTTAGAGTCTATAACAAGCCTCATCGAAAAAGAGATACGAGATGAAGGATACGAAGAGGTGTCTTCGTCTCGAGTTGGAGAAAAAGTTATGGAAAAATTAAAGGAATTAGACCAAGTGGCTTATGTCCGTTTTGCATCAGTATATCGAGAATTCAGGGATATCGATCAGTTTATGGAAGTTTTGACTTCTTTAAAGACTGGAGAGAAACATTAG
- a CDS encoding acyl-CoA dehydratase activase-related protein, translated as MKVGIPRGLLFYRFYAYWSTFLKELGAELVISPPTNKLIIQRGLTYGVDEICFPVKVFLGHCHYLKDKVDLLFVPRMVSFCKNEYNCPKILGLPDMVRNLFNIPQERIIDDEINMRDRGFIGWRQGFFEIGRRFTSNNKKINHALQVAEEAHSQYRKKTANGYFPENLIDNHPMLTPHQEKILLLGHSYLINDSYINMNILQKMNAMGYSIVTSDMIDEKKIRRALTKIPKPSFWTISNEVLGSALHSIYQKDPVIKGFVHLVSFECGPDSLVGELIERWLRREVHSIPYLRLEIDEHTGEAGLITRLEAFVDMMKWRTETFESNLSSSRTS; from the coding sequence TTGAAGGTTGGTATTCCTCGAGGATTGTTGTTTTATCGTTTTTATGCCTATTGGTCAACTTTTTTAAAAGAATTAGGTGCAGAACTGGTGATTTCTCCACCAACCAATAAGCTCATTATTCAACGAGGGCTTACTTATGGAGTGGACGAAATATGTTTTCCAGTTAAAGTGTTTTTAGGTCACTGCCATTATTTAAAGGATAAAGTTGATTTACTTTTTGTGCCACGTATGGTGAGTTTTTGTAAAAATGAATATAATTGCCCGAAAATACTTGGTTTGCCTGATATGGTTAGGAATCTTTTTAATATACCTCAGGAAAGAATTATTGATGATGAAATCAACATGAGAGATCGAGGTTTTATTGGGTGGCGGCAAGGTTTTTTTGAAATAGGAAGACGATTTACTTCAAATAACAAAAAAATAAACCATGCCCTTCAAGTTGCCGAAGAGGCTCATTCCCAATACCGGAAAAAAACTGCCAATGGATATTTTCCCGAAAATTTGATTGACAACCATCCAATGTTGACGCCACATCAGGAAAAAATTCTTTTGTTAGGCCATAGTTATTTGATCAATGACAGTTATATTAATATGAATATCCTTCAAAAAATGAATGCTATGGGTTATTCAATTGTTACCAGTGATATGATAGATGAAAAGAAGATCCGAAGAGCATTAACAAAAATCCCTAAACCCAGTTTTTGGACTATTTCCAATGAAGTATTAGGCAGTGCGCTCCATTCAATATACCAAAAAGATCCTGTAATAAAAGGATTCGTCCATTTAGTATCATTTGAATGTGGCCCCGATTCGCTGGTTGGCGAGCTCATCGAACGGTGGTTAAGAAGAGAAGTTCATTCTATTCCCTATTTACGCCTTGAGATTGACGAACATACTGGCGAAGCTGGCTTAATAACTCGTTTGGAAGCTTTTGTTGATATGATGAAATGGAGGACAGAAACATTTGAAAGCAACCTTTCCTCATCTCGCACATCTTGA
- a CDS encoding acyl-CoA dehydratase activase-related protein yields MKATFPHLAHLDVVLEVLYPALGIEIVPPPPITKKTIEIGVKLAPQNACFPMKVTLGNFIEGIEKGADTIFMAGGVGPCRFGYYGQIQRIIIEDLGYNVNFILIDSPRYGWKNFFSSLKTMVGGKWSISRIHRAVRLAWNVLRYVEDLEKTSRLVRWKLKDPSQLDRLIEKSLKEVKNISSVAQLEGIRENTLLEISQLNTLKKNEPIKIGIVGEVYIAQEFRVNFNIEKLLGNMGVLVDNSVSTAEYVLNFFPFTRSREKEEAWKLAKPFLKRFVGGEGIDTVGSTIRYAQKSFDGVIHLYPFTCMPEAVAKSIVAGVGREYNIPILHLAIDEHAGEAGMITRVEAFVDVLEMRRQQKVREASCS; encoded by the coding sequence TTGAAAGCAACCTTTCCTCATCTCGCACATCTTGATGTGGTTCTGGAGGTTCTTTATCCAGCACTGGGCATTGAAATTGTCCCTCCACCCCCAATTACTAAAAAAACTATTGAAATAGGAGTTAAACTCGCTCCTCAAAATGCTTGTTTTCCAATGAAAGTGACCTTAGGCAATTTCATTGAGGGTATAGAAAAGGGAGCTGATACCATTTTTATGGCTGGTGGAGTTGGACCTTGCCGTTTTGGTTATTATGGACAAATTCAAAGAATTATTATCGAAGATCTAGGCTATAATGTGAATTTTATTCTTATTGATTCTCCTCGGTATGGTTGGAAGAACTTTTTTTCCTCTTTAAAGACAATGGTTGGAGGAAAATGGTCAATTTCACGAATTCATCGTGCGGTTCGATTAGCTTGGAATGTTCTTCGGTATGTTGAGGATTTGGAGAAAACCAGCCGACTGGTTCGATGGAAATTAAAAGATCCTTCACAGCTTGATAGATTGATTGAAAAAAGCTTAAAAGAGGTTAAAAATATCAGTTCCGTTGCTCAATTAGAAGGAATACGAGAAAATACTCTCCTTGAAATATCTCAACTTAACACTCTAAAAAAAAATGAACCTATTAAGATAGGCATCGTGGGTGAAGTTTATATTGCTCAAGAATTTAGAGTGAATTTTAACATTGAAAAGCTTTTAGGAAATATGGGTGTCTTAGTGGATAACTCGGTTTCAACCGCTGAATATGTTCTAAATTTTTTCCCTTTTACCCGCTCAAGAGAAAAAGAAGAAGCTTGGAAATTAGCAAAACCTTTTCTAAAAAGATTTGTTGGTGGAGAAGGGATTGACACAGTTGGAAGTACTATCCGATATGCCCAGAAAAGTTTTGATGGAGTCATTCATTTATATCCTTTTACCTGCATGCCTGAAGCGGTTGCAAAAAGTATTGTTGCAGGAGTAGGAAGGGAATACAATATTCCTATACTTCATTTAGCTATTGATGAACATGCTGGAGAGGCAGGAATGATAACTCGAGTTGAAGCTTTTGTTGATGTTTTGGAAATGCGTCGCCAACAAAAGGTTCGAGAAGCATCGTGCTCTTAA
- a CDS encoding ABC transporter permease, which produces MAQRENVSKLGKTIEIVRKTRSIGVIFALIVLVVLASLLSPYFLSGYNLQALTRSLAFVGMIALGQACLLLVGELDLSVGAIAGFCGVIGGVLIINLGIHHWLAFGLCLLLGAGCGFLNGALVAKLNLNSLVVTVGMTGVYTGLNLVISKGRAITGIPKAIYFLGQGDFLGIPAPFIIMLGVAGAVLFITQYTIFGRYMYSVGNNREASKILGIRVDRIQIITFMMAGLLAALAGMIMVARLGSSQPAIGQEWVLPSIASSVIGGVSPAGGIGNPVGAVLGAVITGVIENIIVIFGISPYWQTAVSGVVVVAAVSLDSIQRIFYERKVKL; this is translated from the coding sequence ATGGCACAGAGAGAGAATGTTTCGAAGTTAGGTAAAACGATAGAAATAGTTAGAAAAACACGTTCAATTGGTGTTATTTTTGCGCTTATTGTTCTTGTTGTTCTTGCTTCACTTTTGTCGCCTTATTTTTTAAGTGGTTATAATTTACAGGCTTTAACAAGGTCTCTAGCATTTGTCGGAATGATAGCCTTGGGTCAAGCATGTTTATTGTTGGTTGGAGAATTGGATTTATCGGTTGGTGCTATAGCAGGTTTTTGCGGGGTTATTGGTGGAGTTCTCATCATTAACTTAGGAATTCATCATTGGCTTGCCTTTGGCTTGTGCCTCTTATTGGGAGCAGGGTGTGGATTTCTTAATGGAGCTTTGGTGGCAAAGTTGAACTTGAATTCTTTGGTTGTAACAGTTGGAATGACTGGTGTTTATACCGGCCTCAACCTAGTAATTTCTAAAGGAAGAGCGATAACTGGTATTCCTAAAGCTATTTATTTTTTAGGCCAAGGTGATTTTTTAGGGATACCAGCACCTTTTATAATTATGTTAGGTGTCGCCGGGGCAGTGTTGTTTATCACCCAATATACTATTTTTGGTCGTTATATGTATTCCGTGGGAAACAATCGTGAAGCCTCAAAAATACTTGGGATCAGGGTGGATAGAATTCAGATCATAACATTCATGATGGCTGGATTGTTAGCTGCCTTAGCTGGCATGATTATGGTAGCACGTCTTGGTTCCTCCCAGCCAGCAATTGGGCAAGAGTGGGTATTACCATCAATTGCTTCTTCGGTTATTGGAGGGGTTTCACCGGCAGGAGGTATAGGAAATCCTGTTGGTGCTGTATTAGGTGCCGTGATAACCGGAGTTATTGAAAATATAATTGTAATTTTTGGTATTTCTCCCTATTGGCAAACTGCAGTAAGCGGAGTGGTGGTCGTTGCAGCCGTATCTCTTGATTCAATTCAAAGAATTTTTTATGAAAGAAAAGTAAAATTATAA
- a CDS encoding substrate-binding domain-containing protein: protein MKKSLFVVTILLLTVFVISIGLAQAKEYKYVIVPKIVHPWFDKVNQGAQEMAEFLGKVTGDTFVIDYRAPATASVVEQNRILEQAAATEPAGITLDLLDAEGNRPVLEAILARGIPIVVFDSYAPEGMGLTTVNNDFVAQQIGACQRLVDLMKAKEKKDVYKVALIEGVPTAPNHKKRFETSKEFFSKLPEIEIVAEGVDNDSIEQAQKQAAAIIAAHPDLDGMIAHNAAGPIGVGLAIKEAGKVGEIIHVGLDDLDQLIVLIKEGVVESSYSTKPKMQGAYAVLCMWLQNQGIATPMLVDTGFVVITKDMIPDDVKEYKGY from the coding sequence ATGAAGAAAAGCTTGTTTGTTGTAACTATTTTACTATTAACAGTATTTGTTATCAGTATAGGTTTAGCACAGGCAAAAGAATATAAATATGTGATAGTACCAAAAATTGTTCACCCTTGGTTTGATAAAGTTAACCAAGGAGCACAGGAAATGGCTGAGTTTCTTGGAAAAGTAACTGGAGATACCTTTGTCATCGATTATAGGGCTCCAGCAACCGCAAGTGTCGTGGAACAAAACAGAATACTTGAACAAGCAGCAGCAACTGAACCAGCGGGTATTACTTTGGACCTTCTTGATGCTGAAGGAAATAGGCCGGTCTTAGAGGCAATTCTCGCCCGTGGAATTCCCATTGTTGTATTTGACTCCTACGCTCCAGAAGGCATGGGCCTAACCACGGTTAACAATGATTTTGTTGCCCAACAGATTGGAGCCTGCCAGAGACTCGTGGATTTGATGAAAGCTAAGGAAAAGAAGGATGTTTATAAAGTAGCTCTCATTGAAGGAGTTCCTACTGCACCCAATCATAAGAAGCGTTTTGAAACTTCAAAAGAGTTTTTTTCCAAACTGCCAGAGATAGAAATTGTAGCTGAAGGTGTTGATAACGATAGCATTGAACAAGCTCAGAAGCAAGCAGCTGCAATCATTGCTGCCCACCCTGATCTTGATGGTATGATAGCCCATAACGCAGCTGGACCAATAGGAGTCGGTCTTGCCATTAAAGAGGCTGGAAAAGTTGGAGAAATCATCCATGTCGGCTTGGATGATTTAGATCAACTGATAGTTTTAATAAAAGAAGGCGTTGTGGAATCTTCATATAGCACCAAACCCAAAATGCAAGGTGCTTATGCAGTTCTTTGTATGTGGTTACAGAATCAAGGAATTGCTACGCCAATGTTAGTTGATACTGGTTTTGTTGTAATAACCAAAGACATGATTCCTGATGATGTAAAGGAATATAAAGGATACTAA
- a CDS encoding anaerobic ribonucleoside-triphosphate reductase activating protein gives MVFRGWLRVSFIEYPGKISTVLFTGGCNFRCPYCHNPELVFLKESLPQIHENIVLDFLQRRKGMIDAVCITGGEPLIHTPDLFPFLEKVKQMGFLIKIDTNGSLFQPFQQISQAGLADLWGIDYKLPFSLYKKVLGEKWHKNCQSVLDQALKNPNQAEIRTTIYPPFHDEKTLFEMAEKCSSANHWYWQNFQPQKTLSEEARTISPYVPSLLNQWRDLINNHIQKDLIVIRPYS, from the coding sequence ATGGTTTTTCGTGGTTGGCTGAGGGTTAGTTTTATTGAATATCCAGGGAAGATCTCTACTGTCTTGTTTACCGGTGGGTGTAATTTTCGATGTCCCTATTGTCACAATCCAGAATTAGTATTTTTAAAAGAATCCCTTCCTCAGATTCATGAAAATATTGTTCTTGATTTTTTACAGAGAAGAAAAGGGATGATTGATGCAGTATGTATCACCGGGGGTGAACCGTTAATCCACACCCCCGATCTTTTTCCTTTTTTAGAAAAAGTAAAGCAAATGGGATTTTTAATTAAAATTGATACCAATGGAAGCCTTTTCCAACCATTCCAGCAAATTTCTCAAGCCGGTTTAGCTGATCTGTGGGGAATCGACTATAAGCTTCCTTTTTCTCTATATAAAAAGGTTTTAGGAGAAAAATGGCATAAAAATTGCCAGTCGGTTTTGGATCAAGCGCTTAAAAACCCCAATCAAGCCGAAATTCGTACCACCATTTATCCACCTTTTCACGATGAAAAAACCCTTTTTGAAATGGCTGAAAAGTGCTCTTCCGCCAATCATTGGTATTGGCAAAACTTCCAACCCCAAAAAACCCTAAGCGAAGAAGCTCGCACTATTTCTCCATATGTACCCTCACTTCTCAACCAGTGGCGAGACCTCATTAATAACCATATCCAGAAAGACCTGATTGTCATTCGGCCTTATTCTTAA
- a CDS encoding ribonucleoside triphosphate reductase gives MSKSFEVDQLTPQKVQKRDGRIVPFDRKRIERAIYKAFQAVGETSETIPDELSQVVTNQLFEKYGITTTVDIETIQDLVEETLIQYGYSKVSKAYILYRRKRQEAREALQAAVDVEKIVQEYLLKADWRTQENSNTTYSYPGLVLHAAGSVMAHYTLNRIYPDEVRDAHINADLHIHDLSYGITAYCAGWSIEELIREGFGGVKDKVAAGPAKHLSALTGQMVNFLGTMQMEFAGAQAFNSVDTYLAPFVRFDRLDYRMTKQLIQQMVFAMNVPSRWGSQAPFINFSFDWIVPEDMKERPVIIGGKEQPELGCYCDYQQEMDMINRAFIEVMLEGDFEGRVFSFPIPTYNITADFPWDSENAMLLWQMTAKYGVPYFQNFISSSLKPGDVRSMCCRLQLDLRVLRNRGGGLFGSADKTGSIGVVTINLPRIGYLSKSEEDFFTRLKAKMSIAKTALEIKRKVVERNMKNGLLPYTKRYLGTFKNHFSTIGLVGMNESCINFIGKNIADPEGKAFALKVLSFMRECLADFQEETGNLYNLEATPAEGTSYRLAKHDKKHFPDIYTSGENEPYYTNSTNLPVNYTDDPFEALDHQKDLQALYTGGTVFHAFMPETPEPETVKLFIKRACEKYTVPYITVTPTFSVCPNHGYIPGRIFQCPECGTDTEVYSRVVGYYRPVQRWNHGKQEEFKERQEYTVTNTI, from the coding sequence GTGAGTAAATCTTTTGAAGTCGACCAATTAACACCTCAAAAAGTGCAAAAAAGGGATGGCCGAATCGTTCCCTTTGATCGGAAAAGAATAGAGAGAGCTATATACAAAGCTTTTCAAGCAGTTGGTGAAACATCTGAAACAATTCCCGATGAGTTGAGTCAAGTGGTAACCAATCAGCTTTTCGAAAAATATGGAATAACTACCACCGTTGACATTGAAACTATCCAAGATTTAGTTGAAGAAACTCTGATTCAATACGGTTATTCAAAGGTTTCAAAAGCTTACATTCTTTATCGTCGTAAAAGACAGGAAGCCCGTGAAGCTCTCCAAGCTGCTGTGGATGTGGAAAAAATAGTCCAAGAATACCTTTTAAAAGCGGATTGGCGAACCCAGGAAAATTCCAACACAACCTACTCTTACCCAGGATTGGTCCTTCACGCTGCTGGCTCAGTAATGGCTCACTATACCCTCAATCGAATTTATCCTGATGAAGTAAGAGATGCGCATATAAACGCTGACCTTCATATCCATGACCTCTCTTACGGAATTACAGCCTATTGTGCAGGCTGGTCAATAGAAGAGCTTATTCGAGAAGGATTTGGGGGAGTCAAAGACAAGGTTGCAGCCGGTCCGGCAAAACACCTGTCAGCACTTACCGGACAAATGGTCAATTTTTTAGGAACAATGCAAATGGAGTTTGCCGGTGCCCAAGCCTTCAACTCCGTAGACACTTATTTAGCTCCCTTTGTTCGTTTTGATCGACTCGATTATCGGATGACCAAACAACTCATTCAGCAAATGGTATTTGCCATGAATGTTCCGTCTCGTTGGGGGAGTCAAGCACCCTTTATCAATTTCTCTTTTGATTGGATTGTTCCAGAAGATATGAAAGAAAGGCCGGTAATTATTGGTGGCAAAGAGCAACCCGAGTTAGGTTGTTATTGTGATTACCAACAAGAAATGGATATGATCAATCGCGCTTTTATCGAAGTGATGTTGGAGGGTGACTTTGAAGGAAGAGTGTTCTCTTTTCCTATCCCGACTTACAATATTACTGCTGATTTCCCCTGGGATTCAGAAAATGCCATGTTGCTTTGGCAAATGACTGCCAAATATGGTGTCCCATATTTTCAGAATTTTATCTCCAGTTCCCTGAAGCCCGGTGATGTTCGATCTATGTGTTGTCGTCTTCAACTTGATTTAAGGGTCCTGCGTAATCGAGGGGGAGGTTTGTTCGGGTCAGCTGACAAAACCGGTTCAATTGGGGTTGTAACCATTAATCTACCAAGAATTGGCTATTTGAGTAAATCCGAGGAAGACTTTTTTACCCGATTAAAAGCAAAAATGAGTATCGCTAAAACTGCTCTGGAAATAAAAAGAAAAGTGGTCGAACGGAATATGAAAAACGGTCTTCTTCCTTATACAAAAAGATACCTGGGAACTTTTAAAAACCATTTTTCAACTATTGGGTTGGTAGGAATGAATGAATCCTGTATTAATTTTATTGGGAAAAATATAGCCGATCCAGAAGGGAAAGCTTTTGCTTTGAAGGTTCTGAGTTTTATGCGAGAATGTTTGGCTGACTTCCAGGAAGAAACTGGGAATCTCTACAATTTGGAAGCTACCCCAGCTGAAGGTACCAGTTACCGCCTGGCAAAGCATGACAAAAAGCATTTTCCCGATATTTATACCTCGGGAGAAAACGAACCCTATTACACCAACAGTACCAATTTACCAGTAAACTATACCGATGATCCCTTTGAAGCCTTAGACCATCAAAAAGACCTACAAGCTTTATATACCGGTGGTACGGTATTTCACGCTTTTATGCCAGAAACGCCCGAGCCCGAGACGGTTAAGCTCTTTATAAAGCGAGCTTGCGAGAAATATACCGTTCCCTATATTACTGTTACACCCACTTTTTCGGTTTGTCCAAATCATGGATATATTCCCGGTCGCATCTTTCAATGCCCGGAATGTGGAACCGATACTGAAGTATACTCTCGGGTGGTTGGCTATTATCGTCCAGTCCAACGTTGGAATCATGGAAAACAAGAAGAATTTAAAGAACGCCAAGAATATACTGTTACAAATACTATCTAA
- a CDS encoding sugar phosphate isomerase/epimerase family protein translates to MHYGVFGLLFFSKFTRERISVLEKVKKLGYEGIEISLSEDYLSSNLSNEIAKEAKKLDIKCLCSTSLDEKTDITSNDNAIRENGITFLKKCIEEAAKLGSDVIGGVVYAPWGLSNKKGRTREEWEICKDSLFKVAEFAKDYKVFLALEPVNRFESHFLNTAEEAKALINEINHPQLKIHLDTFQMNVEENHLYDAIKTAGDLLFHFHCCASNRGIPGNGHVEWDEVFQGLKEIGYKRWLVVESFTPDIMKEDFGRQVAIWREIAEPEDIAKKGLDFLKSVEKKIFV, encoded by the coding sequence ATGCACTATGGTGTTTTTGGTTTGTTGTTTTTTTCAAAATTCACACGTGAAAGAATATCGGTACTGGAAAAAGTTAAAAAACTTGGTTACGAAGGAATTGAAATTTCTTTAAGCGAAGATTATTTATCTTCTAATTTATCCAATGAAATTGCCAAAGAAGCAAAGAAATTGGATATTAAGTGTTTATGTTCTACGTCACTGGATGAAAAAACTGATATTACATCAAATGATAATGCTATTAGGGAAAACGGAATTACTTTTCTCAAAAAGTGTATAGAAGAAGCCGCAAAACTAGGTAGTGATGTAATCGGGGGAGTTGTATATGCACCTTGGGGCTTAAGCAATAAAAAAGGGAGAACTCGAGAAGAATGGGAAATTTGCAAGGATAGCTTGTTCAAAGTTGCAGAATTTGCGAAAGATTATAAGGTGTTCCTTGCTCTTGAACCCGTCAACCGTTTTGAATCCCATTTTCTCAACACCGCCGAAGAAGCAAAAGCTCTTATAAATGAAATTAACCATCCTCAATTGAAAATTCATTTAGATACCTTCCAAATGAATGTTGAAGAAAATCATTTATATGATGCCATCAAAACTGCTGGTGATTTACTTTTCCACTTTCATTGTTGTGCAAGCAATAGAGGAATTCCTGGTAATGGTCACGTCGAGTGGGACGAGGTTTTTCAAGGTTTAAAAGAAATTGGTTACAAAAGGTGGTTAGTTGTTGAATCGTTTACGCCCGATATTATGAAGGAAGATTTTGGTCGTCAGGTTGCGATCTGGAGAGAAATTGCTGAACCTGAGGATATTGCGAAAAAGGGTTTGGATTTTTTGAAAAGCGTAGAGAAGAAAATTTTTGTTTAG
- a CDS encoding sugar ABC transporter ATP-binding protein — MDYILEATGITKIFPGVVALNEVDFACKKGTVHCIVGENGAGKSTFVKVLTGIYHPEKGNVKIEDKSIFENPEIINKVAYVPQELQLFEYMTVGENLLLPFKRKGLNRFYSSKSKIFKMAAPLLEKFHVVEKAETSVNDISPSSKQLLQIARALIIEDCEIIILDEPTTSLTIEDTKRLFQVVNQLKKEGKAIIYISHKLEEVFAIGDEITVLRDGKKVGYSKASDVDRNWIIKMMSGREIDERIIFRPTENKGELVLEVKNLTGKGFLNINFELHRGEILGFYGLVGAGRSEIMQTILGYRYVVEGEVQVGGKPLKLGSPHFAIQGGVFYLPEERKQQGIFPYLSVRHNVGVALGEKVLNGIVVSAKKEKSMTEELVKLYSVKTSSIETPIRFLSGGNQQKVIVGRAMFCSPTPKVIIFDEPTKGIDVMTKTEIYKIMKDLAEKEKIGIILVSSELEELMRCCNRLITVYRGKITGEFDPSKVKTSEIISSAINVIDRDKEQVTAK; from the coding sequence ATGGATTATATCTTAGAAGCAACCGGTATTACCAAAATTTTTCCAGGGGTAGTGGCTCTCAATGAAGTCGATTTCGCTTGTAAAAAAGGAACAGTCCATTGCATTGTAGGAGAAAATGGAGCTGGTAAAAGTACTTTTGTAAAAGTTTTAACTGGCATTTATCATCCTGAAAAAGGAAATGTAAAAATTGAAGATAAAAGTATCTTCGAGAACCCCGAGATTATTAATAAGGTTGCTTACGTTCCTCAAGAATTACAATTATTTGAATATATGACGGTAGGAGAAAATTTATTATTGCCTTTTAAAAGGAAAGGGTTAAATCGATTTTATTCGAGTAAAAGTAAGATATTTAAAATGGCGGCCCCTCTCTTAGAAAAATTCCACGTCGTTGAAAAAGCCGAGACCAGCGTAAATGATATTTCTCCTTCGAGTAAACAATTATTGCAAATAGCTCGTGCGCTAATCATCGAAGACTGTGAAATAATAATCCTTGATGAACCAACAACCAGTTTGACTATTGAAGATACCAAGCGTCTATTTCAAGTAGTAAACCAACTCAAGAAAGAGGGGAAAGCAATAATTTATATATCTCATAAGCTTGAAGAAGTTTTTGCTATAGGTGACGAAATAACCGTTCTCAGAGATGGGAAAAAAGTTGGTTATTCAAAAGCTTCAGATGTTGATAGAAACTGGATAATAAAAATGATGTCAGGGAGAGAAATTGATGAAAGAATTATCTTCCGTCCAACCGAAAATAAAGGAGAACTTGTATTAGAAGTAAAAAATCTAACCGGTAAAGGGTTTTTAAATATTAATTTTGAACTACACCGAGGAGAAATACTGGGATTTTACGGTTTAGTTGGAGCAGGGCGTTCTGAAATTATGCAGACAATTTTGGGGTATAGATATGTGGTAGAAGGGGAGGTACAAGTTGGTGGAAAACCATTAAAGCTTGGAAGCCCTCATTTCGCCATCCAAGGTGGTGTATTTTACCTTCCTGAAGAACGAAAGCAACAAGGGATATTTCCATATTTAAGTGTTCGCCATAATGTTGGGGTTGCTCTCGGGGAAAAAGTACTAAATGGTATTGTGGTATCAGCAAAGAAAGAAAAATCAATGACCGAAGAGTTGGTAAAATTATATTCGGTAAAAACATCTTCAATAGAAACACCAATAAGGTTTCTAAGTGGAGGAAATCAACAAAAAGTTATTGTTGGACGTGCAATGTTTTGCTCGCCAACCCCAAAAGTAATCATTTTTGATGAACCAACCAAGGGAATTGATGTCATGACGAAAACCGAAATATATAAAATTATGAAAGATCTTGCTGAAAAAGAAAAGATTGGAATAATTTTAGTATCTTCAGAACTTGAAGAATTAATGAGATGTTGTAATCGACTTATTACTGTTTATCGAGGAAAAATAACTGGTGAATTCGACCCAAGTAAAGTTAAAACCTCAGAAATCATTTCATCAGCAATCAATGTTATTGATAGAGATAAAGAGCAAGTTACTGCTAAATAA